Part of the Henckelia pumila isolate YLH828 chromosome 2, ASM3356847v2, whole genome shotgun sequence genome is shown below.
ttaaataaatttattatttatgttaaataattattacttcaaagagaaaaacaaaaaataataagataTATTAAAGATACAAATTTCTGTAATTGTATGAAAAGTTTACAAATCTCTATAAAAGTCATACGAAAAGTCAAAAAAAATACATGGAAATCTATTTGTAACTTCGTGAGATTctataaaattcaataaaaatccaTCAATTCCACAAAAGtctattattttaaaaagtcactaaaagtcattaaaactcTGAATTGAATACACCTCCCTAAATCTTTCCCATGGAATACACCCCTAACAAgtgaaaatttaataaatctTGAAAcaacataatatttatataacatGAAAATTAACAACATTAATTTTGGTTCTTTAAAGTACCGATGCATGTGGCACACGTACATCGACAATGACACTACATACATCAGCGTTATGTAAACGTCTTGCAAGTgccacataaaataaaaatcatgttataagaaaaaaaaaatctaaaacgATATATAGAAGACCAAAATCGTACAAAGATAATTATACTTAAAGTATAATAGTTTACATGTATAAAGATCGAACAACAGAAAATCAAGATTAATAATATTGTAACAAacatctattattattattattattattattatatataaatgcaagttaattaattttattcttTACCGAACGTGTGcagtattaattattttttttgaaaggtGTGCAGTATTAATTATTAAGATCATTTAATAAGTTCCATAACCCAATGTCCGTAAGCACAACAAACAACCTTAAAATCCGCAAAACCAACATGAACTGAGAGGGCCTCAAATTCAGATTTGGTTCTTTCTTTTCCACCTGGAATAGCCCACATGTTAATATCCAATTGAGACACATATTTCGAATAAAAATCAGTTCGTGGCTTTTGAGGAAGAATATTTTCCACCACGATCACCTTTCCTTTGTCTGCCAATGCTTTGTAGCATTTTTCTAGAAGTTTTAAGCATTCTTCGTCCTCCCAATTGTGCAGCActgcctatatatatatatatatatatatatatatatatatatattcaaactATATCATCAGcacatatatatagataaaaatacgaTTGAATAAATGTTGCACGCACACACCTTCAACATAATTGCATCTCCTTTGGGCACTTGGAGGAACATATCTCCGCCTATGTGTTCCACTCCTACAACATTATTCAAACAAAaaacgataaaaaaaaaaaatttaatataaaacgATTAttcgtctttttttttttattatttgcaaacactacctaactCTCGTACTTACCTTTGTAGGCCGGGGCATTTTTCACCACATGAGGCAAATCCAAGTTGATGCCTCTAACGTGAGGGTATTTTGAGATTATCAAATCGAGAGTCGAGCCATTCCCACCGCCAACATTCACTAGTGTACTTAGTCCCTCGAAACCATTGTATTTCTCGACAATTTTTCTCATGGTAAGAGTAGATAGAGTTGCCATTGCACTGTTGAATATGTCGTTGGATTTGGGATTTGATGCCATGTGTTCCACCCAACTTTGGCCATGGAAATTTTCGAATAAATTTGAACCTTCAAGAACCGCATCTTTTAGTCCCTCACTGcaagataaatttttatttaatttgttggtGAAACAAAAACATAACCAAAGTCAatgatataataataaaaataatttaattaaccccacacacacacacatatatatatatatatatattaatatcacTTGATCAATGAATGATTAATACGAACCGCATGGCTTCAATCCATTTCAGTTGGATTTGTAGGGCAAGAAAATGCGCCAACGACATCCCGTTTGCGTCCGCGACGAAGAATTTTCCTGCCGGTGCAAGCCCGTAACATACTCGATCATGAGACGTTGTAGGAACATCACGATCAGTACTACTCAGAAATATTGAGTGAGTGGCCAGCACCCGAAGCATGGACTCCAGCACTCGGGTTGCTCCCTGAACATCACGTGTCGGAAGCTTTGAAGCGATTTCGAAGGCCGACATGTGGGCCCCATCTCCGGACTTGCTGATGATCCCGAATAGGTCGAGTTGGATTGCAGCTTTCAAAACCGTTTGGAGGATACCCGAATTGCACGCCATGATGCTAGTCACATATGCTTCATCTTCTTCGTCGCCGCGGTATACGAAATCGTCGTCGCGATTAGGATTGCCTTGCCTCTCCATATGTTTATCGAGCAGCTGCTTTGAtcttatctcaagaatttcTCAAAGTCCATGTGACCTATATATAAGCacctgttacgccttaaacgcatacaaatctcgtgttatgagattgaTGTTtctaatgcattaacaagtctcataatattatgttttgatgattacaaaactcggttaattgttactaaccatttaaagtgagattttgcagattagatttattgaaaaataaattattggaagttattttgaagttatacatgtatttataaagtcttgtattgctcattgaatggatgaaacattgttaaaagatatgaagaaaaagacaagaagaagccaaagaatggagcagcaacttccgaaaattactggaaattttctatgactctaaatcggatctccaccggtcataatctagataaagaagtgttacaagtactgtccagctttgagagcaatccaacggctagaatgagagatatgaatttttccatatatgctgcacagtacccacttctgcaaggaacgaaaccatgaagattcgacttcagaaattaactgggattgtttgagacatccaaatcaaatctcaccaatcagattcaaatttaggatgttttacaacctctgtccaaaattcagatcaatccaacggatggatatggagatatgaatttttcaaatttgttgcacagaacaggttcgaaaacatgatgaagcgacttccaaaaattactggaaatgtttgactgttcaaatcaaatcttcaccgttcagaatgaagctctggatgttttaaagcttcatttcaaatttcagatcaatccaacggttagattggaagatatgatttttccacaaaatccgctcagtgctgggaaaaagatggcagcgacgccgaacactttttgtctctccttgacttcttaacacacgctccaagcactcaaatcatattcaaatctttgccaactataaatagaggtcatccaaggtcatttggagacatcccaactcatcttttctctcttttgcaagcaatttctcactatcaaagtgtttgtgtgatatatttgagagtgtttgtaaaaatagtttgtgagttggttgtgctattattgtaagcacttgagtgtgaagccaagtgtgttgtgctatcgttgtaagcacttgagtgtgaagccaagtgtgttgtgttgaggctattcttggagcccttaaggccaagtgttcgagttgtatcggcgcggtgatcgtgtcaagttgtaaggctatccttggagccatcaaggccaagacgttcgaagtgctagtggatccttggttaatcgacttaaccaagaaggggagacatagacgatttatcgtcgaacttccataaacatctcttatcccttttactgctttatttacattacgcatttatttaccgcacttattatttgattgcttaagtcttccgcttgcgtacttgcataatcgctttaaattgctaaagttgccaataaaacctaaatcccccccccccattaggttctaacaagtggtatcagagccacttttttacaaaatattttcaaaaaaaactctatggcaaatctagcgagcgactatgctcaagggcaatcaacaaatcgtcctcctcttttcaatggcataaactacggatattgaaaaaaccgaatgtccctatatatccaatccgtagattatgatctttggaaagttactgtgaaaggcccctacatacctactaaagaggttgagggtgtcaaaattcccaagggaatggacgactttttcaaggaggacatgcgattaatttctcaaaatgctaaagccatgaatattcttcattgttccttagatatgaatgagtacaatcggatctcaatgtgctcatcatctaaagagatatgggacaaattggagatatgccatgaagggactaatcaagtcaaagaaacgaagatcgatctactccaactcaaatatgaaacattcgaGATGAAATCAAACgaagatgtagatactatgttccgaaggcttactcaaattatcaatgagctagcccaactcggggaacaatatccaaccaaacaagtgtggaggagagctctacgcgccttacccaaggagtgggatacCAAGAAGACGGCCATCATCGAGTCAAACAAAGGCGACACTGCATCctacgatcttgatcaactacatgggactctaaaaacccatgagctggAATTATCAACCAGAAAGgaattaaagaaagaagatacaaaggcaaaggggattgctctatctagccaatccaaagaagatgatgatgatgatgatatggcgctcttcgcaagaaaattcaaacgattcatgcgaggaaacaaatttcAAAAGAAGCTGGATaaggaagttacttgctacaactgtcaacaacaagaccactatgcaaatgagtgtcctctcaagaagaaagttgacaagggaaaaaagaaagcacttctagccacttggagcgatagcgacgatgaagaggaggaagccaacatctgcctcatggctaaaagtgatgacatcgtctccgacgacgatgatgaggtaccttcctatgacgaactactacatgcatataaaaacatgtttgatatggctaaatctcttagaaaagaaaatagaaagctcaaacatgaattagaacctaaggagcatgaaaacctaagattaaaggatgacatagctcacttagagaaatcttttgataaattcaatgtaagtagtaataacttgaataatttactaagcatgcaaaaatgtagttttgataagggtggaatagggtatggtaaaaaatctatagatttcactagtctaattgctaaaacaaaaatgagatcaccccctgcatgttcttactgttgtaaaataggacatgctagacataagtgtagatacttaaaatatcaatatgataaaaagagctatatgaaatggaggtctaagagtacttaacaactcatcagttggaattatgagatcatgatctaagggagttcatcatagaccggtttaaattgccttgatgcgactggtcttcctgatgaacgctgctctgtccaagaaaataggtttttaaagaggcatagccctacctactactgggagcactcttagaaagtggcgatgatgtcgctatgagagactgaactcttggaaatctgttttgtatttttcttttctaacactgtggacccaaaagaactaaaaggtaccaaaatctcttcttgtagggaaataggaaaattgttctccctagcatatggtatctagacattggatattctagacatatgacggggaacaaggagctacttcaatcagtcaaaccaaaggagaagggaactgtaacctttggagacaacaacaaaagaatcattgaaggaatcggctcaataggtatatctgaatcttgcctgattgatgatgtactcctagtgaaagagcttaagcataatctattaagcataagtcaattgtgcgatagaggttatgaagtcaaattcactccccaacactgcactatatcactcacgactgacaaatccataaatttcaaaggatatagaagtgaaaatgtttacaaggtttctttaaacaatttatctttatcaaatattaaaagccttgtatccttgaatgttgatgacaacattctttggcatagacgactaggtcatgttggtcctaataccatagaaaaactttttaaacttgatttagttgttggtatgccaaaactcaatttaaaattagattctatttgtgatgcatgtcaacttggcaaacatacaagggaatcttttaaaagcaaaaattttatatcaacttctatgccccttgaacttcttcacctagatctatgtggtccctcgaggaacgctagcctaggagggaagctttatgcatttgtcattgtggatgatttctcacgattcacgtggacattgtttttagcccacaaaaatgatgcctttgattattttaaaacttttgtgaaacgtgttgagaatgagaaaaatctttcaataaagcagatccgtagtgaccacggaactgaatttcaaaatgagagtttttcaaacttttgtgaagagaaaggcatcggtcataatttttcttgtcctaggactcctcaacaaacggggtcgttgagaggaaaaataggacacttgtggagattgcgaggaccatgatatgtgagcattctctaccaaaatatttttgggctgaagcaatgaacactgcctgttacattatcaatcgcgtatcaataaggtcaattctcaagaaaactccatatgaattatggagagggagaaagcctaacatttcttactttcaactttcggttccaaatgctacatacataacaatggtaaggacaaccttggcaaatttgatgtcaaatccgacaaaggtatctttctcggatattctacctcaagtaaggcctttagagtttttaataaacgcactttacttgttgaagaatctatgcatgttatttttgatgaatctatgtctactattgttcgcactaacattgatgatgtagaattactcgaagaagagttggcttcctcaagcctaaatgatatagatgtttccgttgagaaaacaccacttccgaaggattggacgcttcacaaagatcacccaatggatcttatcatcggaagtccttcgaagggagtagccactcgttcttctcttaataatatttgtaatcatcttgcctttgtttcgcatgttgaacctaaatgcatagatgatgctttgttagatgatgcatggataattgcgatgcaagatgagttgaatgagtttaaacgcaatgatgtttggtttcttgttcctaggccgcatgatagatctatcattggtactaaatgggtgtttaggaataaacttgacgagcatgacactatcactagaaataaagctaggcttgttgctaaaggatataatcaagaagaaggcatagattatgatgaaacttatgcgcctgttgctagactagaatctattcgcatgctacttgcttttgcttgctctataaatttcaagttatttcaaatggatgtcaagagtgcatttcttaatggtgaattgaaagaagaggtttatattgagcaacctgatgtctttgttgatctttctttgcctgatcatgtgtttagactaaacaaagctttgtatggtttgaaacaagctcctcgagcttggtatgataaaatgtctactttcttgctttcaaatggtttttcaagaggaaagatcgacattaccttatttaccaagaatgtcaaaaatgatcttttgattatgcaaatttatgttgatgatataatttttggttctactgacgaaactctttgtcaagatttctctaagttgatgcaggaacacttcgagatgagtatgatgggagaacttaactatttcctcggattacaaatcaaacagtgcaaggatgggttctttgtgaactttggcaaatacatcaaggagattctaaagaagtttagaatggagaacacaaaatcatcatccacaccgatgagcacagcaatcagactcgacaaggatgaaaatggtaaaactgtagatcaatcttcctttcgtagtatgattggctccttactttatgctactgctagtagaccgaacattatgtttagtgtttgcttgtgtgcacgatttcaatcatgtccaaaggaacgcattttcaaatatctttcaaatactccaaatctcggcttgtggtattcgaaaaattctttctttgatttaaaagcatactgtgatgccgactttggtggatataaggtggacaggaaaagcactagtggaacttgtttctttttaggaaactgtttagtttcttggttttcaaagaaacaaaattgtgttgcgttgtcaacgaccgaagccgaatatatggctgctggtagttgttgtgcgcaaattctttggatgaagcatcaattgctcgactatggtgtctctttttcaaaaatccctattttctgtgacaacactagtgtcatatgtctaacaaagaatccgattcaacattcgcgcaccaaacatattgacattcgtcatcattttattcgtgaccacatcgaacgaaatgaagttgaacttcaatatgttgacacgacaaatcaaattgccgatatttttacaaaaccactagatgaaaatacttttattcgtttgcgtggtgaacttggcatgattgagttgtaatcatttgttgacatattctaaagataatgacatattaagggggagcttaatataaaattcgagcaacttaattttggataatacaaattaattgtatttattcaatattatacgctcatattttgttatttatatgaaatttatgtgttgcattttagaaatcatatttcaattctcatgtttttgcatacttttccagtctttttgattatcacaaaaagggggagaattagtttggttaaatactttaactaaaggggagagttagtatggttaaatgcatgaagaataaaatcggttatttgataaacaaactcttcttcactaaaatcggttatttgataaacaaactcttcttcactaattgtttaatttagggggagttttattcaagcaattatattgtgcaaatttgaattatttatttaatattgtacatttatttctcctatttaaccaagttttgtgatcatcaaaaagggggagattgttacgccttaaacgcatacaaatctcgtgttatgagattaatgtttctaatgcattaacaagtctcataatattatgttttgatgattacaaaactcggttaattgttactaaccatttaaagtgagattttgcagattagatttattgaaaaataaattattgaaagttattttgaagctatacatgtatttataaagtcttgtattgatcattgaatggatgaaacattgttaaaagatatgaagaaaaagacaagaagaagccaaagtatggagcagcaacttccaaaaattactgAAAATTTTCTATGACTCCAAATCGGATCTCCACCTGTCATAATCTAAATAAAGAAGTGTTACAAGTACTGTCCAgctttgagagcaatccaacggctagaatgagagatatgaatttttccataaatgctgcacagtacccacttttgcaaggaacgaaaccatgaagattcgacttaagaaattaactgggattgtttgagacatccaaatcaaatctccaccaatcagattcaaatgtaggatgttttacaacctctgtccaaaattcagatcaatccaacggatgaatatggagatatgaatttttcaaatttgttgcacagaacaggtttgaaaacatgatgaagcgacttccgaaaattactggaaatgtttgactcgttcaaatcaaatcttacCGTTCAGAATAAAGATCTGGATGTTGTAAAgcttcatttcaaatttcagatcaatccaacggttatattggaagatatgatatttccacaaaatccgctcagtgctgggaaaaagatggcagcggcgccgaatactttttgtctctccttgacttcttaacacacgctccaagcactcaaatcagattcaaatctttgccaactataaatagaggccatccaaggtcatttggagacatcccaactcatctcttctctcctttgcaagcaatttctcactatcaaagtgtttgtgtgatatatttgagagtgtttgtaaaatagtttgtgagttggttgtgctattattgtaagcacttgagtgtgaagccaagtgtgttgtgctatcgttgtaagcacttgagtgtgaagccaagtgtgttgtgttgaggctatccttggagcccttaaggccaagtgttcgagttgtatcagcgcggtgatcgtgtcaagttgtaagactatccttggagccatcaaggccaagacgttcgaagtgctagtggatccttgtttaatcgacttaaccaagaaggggagacgtagacgatttatcgtcgaacttccataaacatctcttatcccttttactgctttatttacattacgcatttatttaccgcacttattatttgattgcttaagtcttccgcttgcgtacttgcataatcgctttaaattgctaaagttgtcaatagaacctaaatcccccccccccattaggttataacaagtggtatcagagccacttttttacaaaatattttcaaaaaggctctatgacAAATCttgcgagcgactatgctcaagggcaatcaacaaatcgtcctcctcttttcaatggcataaactacggatattggaaaaaccgaatgtccctatatatccaatccgtagattatgatctttggaaagttactgtgaaaggcccctacatacctactaaagaggttgagggtgtcaaaattcccaagggaatggacgaattttccaaggaggacatgcgattaatttctcaaaatgctaaagccataaatattcttcattgttccttagatatgaatgagtacaatcggatctcaatgtgctcatcaGCTAAAGAGATATTggacaaattggagatatgccatgaagggactaatcaagtcaaagaaacgaagatcgatctactccaactcaaatatgaaacattcgagatggaatcaaacgaagatgtagatactatgttcctaaggcttactcaaattatcaatgagctagcccaactcggggaacaatatccaaccaaacaagtgtggaggagagctctacgcgccttacccaaggagtgggatgccaagaggacggccatcatcgagtcaaacaaaggcgacactgcatcctacgatcttgatcaactacatgggactctaaaaacccatgagctggaattatcaacaagaaaggaattaaagaaagaagatacaaaggcaaaggggattgctctatctagccaatccaaagaagatgatgatgatgatgatatggcgctcttcgcaacaaagttcaaacgattcatgcgaggaaacaaatttcAAAAGAAGCTGGATAAGGAAATtacttgctacaactgtcaacaacaaggccactatgcaaatgagtgtcctctcaagaagaaagttgacaagggaaagaagaaagcacttctagccacttggagcgatagcgacgatgacgaggaggaagccaacatttgcctcatggctaaaagtgatgacatcgtctccgacgacgatgatgaggtaccttcctatgacgaactactacatgcatataaaaacatgtttgatatggctaaatttcttagaaaagaaaatagaaagctcaaacatgaattagaacctaaggagcatgaaaacctaagattaaaggatgacatagctcacttagagaaatcttttgataaattcaatgtaagtagtaataacttgaataatttactaagcatgcaaaaatgtagttttgataagggtggaatagggtatggtaagaaatctatagatttcactagtctaattgctaaaacaaaaatgagatcaccccctgcatgttctta
Proteins encoded:
- the LOC140878350 gene encoding caffeic acid 3-O-methyltransferase-like — translated: MACNSGILQTVLKAAIQLDLFGIISKSGDGAHMSAFEIASKLPTRDVQGATRVLESMLRVLATHSIFLSSTDRDVPTTSHDRVCYGLAPAGKFFVADANGMSLAHFLALQIQLKWIEAMREGLKDAVLEGSNLFENFHGQSWVEHMASNPKSNDIFNSAMATLSTLTMRKIVEKYNGFEGLSTLVNVGGGNGSTLDLIISKYPHVRGINLDLPHVVKNAPAYKGVEHIGGDMFLQVPKGDAIMLKAVLHNWEDEECLKLLEKCYKALADKGKVIVVENILPQKPRTDFYSKYVSQLDINMWAIPGGKERTKSEFEALSVHVGFADFKVVCCAYGHWVMELIK